The genome window TCCACGGGTATCGGTGATGAGGTCAACCTCATAGCCCCGGCGGGCGAGTTCCTCGCCGAGCGCCTGCGCAGGAAAGAGGTGGCCACCGGTTCCACCGGCCGCCAACATGATCGAACCGCGGCTCATGAACGCGTCTCCCTTCCGGATGTCACCGTGAGACCCAAGGGCGGCAGCACTTGGGCAGAGTATTTGAACACCGATCTTCTCGTCAGGGCAACGATCATGCCCAATGTGACGGCCGTCGCAAGGAGCGACGAGCGGCCATAGGAAATAAACGGTAGCGTGACGCCCTTCGCAGGGATCAGGTTGAGGTTAACAGCCATGTTCACCAGCGCCTGAAATCCGAAAAGCATCACGAGACCGGCCGCTGCAAGCCGAATGAAGGCATCTCGTTCGCGAAACGCTGCTGTCAGCGCTTTCCAGACGATGAAGGCATAAATCGCGACCAGAAAAAGGCAGGCGGCGATGCCCATCTCCTCGGCGATGGCGGCGAACACGAAATCGTTGTGCGCATCGGGCAGCCGGCCCTTCGCGAAGCCTTCGCCCAGCCCATGCCCGAGCCAGCCCGCATCGCGAAATGCGTTCATCGCGAGCACGGTCTGCATGGACTCGGTGCCGCCGCCCGCGAAGCGATTGATGCGGGTCATGACGTGCGGCATCGTGAAATAGGCTGCGATGAGGCCAGCGGCCGCGAGGGCGAGGAAGATCGGCGCGAACCTGAGCGAATAGCCCGACAGGAAGAACAGCGCGCACCAAACCGTCGCAACGATGATCGTCTGCCCCATGTCGGGCTGAAGCACAAGCAGCGCGACGAAGGCCACGAGTGCCAGCCCGGCGAGTTCCAGCGCGGGCATGTCCTGCCGCTTGATGCTTTCCGAGAAAAGCCAGGCCGAGAGCACCACGAAGCCCGGCTTCACAAACTCCGACGGCTGAAGCAGCACGCCGCCGATGTTCAGCCAGCGCACAGCGCCGTTGCGCTCCATGCCTTGCAGGAGCGCCAGCACCATAAGCGCGAGGCCGACGCCGAACATGATAAGCGCCAGCCGCTTGACCTGCTGCGGAGTGGCCAGCGAGACGATGAACATGATCGCGAGCGCCGCAATCACGCCAATAGTATGCCGCTTCACGAAGTAAAACGGTTCGAGCTTGAGCTTCTGCGCGATGTAGGGGCTCGCCGCGAAGGAGGCCGCAAGCCCCGCGACGGCGAGCACAAGAATCAACGCAAGGAGCGTGCGATCGACCGTGATCCACCAGTCGGTGACGACGGCGCGCTCCGCGCGGCTGAAGCTCATGCCGCCTTTTCCTTGGCAGGCGGAGCGGACAGGGCTTCGACGGCAGCGCGGAAGGCGTCGCCGCGAATTTCAAAGTTCGGGTACTGGTCGTAGGAGGCGCAGGCGGGAGAGAGCAACACCACCGCGTCCTCGCCCGAGCCTTGTGCTGCGGCGTCGGCGGCGGCCTCGGCCACCGCGCGGTCGAGCGTGCGCGCCATCGACACCGGCACGCGCCCGCCGATGGTCTGCGCGAACTCCTCCGCCGCGACGCCGATGAGATACGCCTTCTTGATACGCGGGAAGAAGGGCGCCAGCGGCTCGATGCCGCCCGCCTTCGGTTTGCCGCCTGCGATCCAGTAGATGTTGGTGAAGGAGAGAAGCGCGCGCTCGGCGGCGTCCGCGTTCGTGGCCTTCGAGTCGTTCACGAACAGCACATGGCCGATGCGGCGAATTTCCTGCATGCGGTGGGCGAGGCCGGGGAAGCTTTGCAGTCCTTCGACGAGGGTGGCCCATGGAAGGCCGAGGCTGCGCGTGGCGGCGAGCGCTGCGGCGGCGTTCTGCGCGTTGTGCGCGCCGCGTAACGAGCCGATGCCGGAGAGTGAGGCGCGATTTTGCAGCGCGCCGTCCGCAAGCTCGAACAGGCCGGAGCCTTCTCCGTAGATGCCGGTCGCCACGGGCTTCGTCGACGAAATGCGTAGCGTCCGCACGCCGCGCGCCTCAGCCCGCGCCGCGATGGCGTCGCACAGCGCGTCGTCCGCGCCGATGACCGCCGTGCCTCCGCCCGTCATGTTGGCGAAGAGTTTCTCCTTCACGGCGGCGTAGCCTTCGAGGCTGCCGTGGCGGTCTATATGGTCGGGCGTGATGTTGAGAAGGATGCCCGCATCGGGATCGAGGCTGGGCGTCAGGTCGAGCTGGAAACTCGACAGCTCAAGCACGTAATGCTGGCCGTCGACAAACGGCGGCAGGTCGAGCACCGCTCTGCCGATGTTGCCGCCGCAAACGCTCGCGCGCCCCGCCGCGTTCAGCAGGTGGTTCGACAGCGCCGTGGTGGTGGATTTGCCGTTGGTGCCCGTGATGGCGATGACCGGGCAGTTCGCACCGACGCGCCGCCGCTCGCGGAAAAAGATCTCCGTATCGCCGATGATCTCGACGCCGTTCGCCTCAGCGAGCTTCACGGTCCAATGCGGCTCGGGATGCGTGAGCGGCACGCCCGGCGCGAGCACGAGGCTGTCGAGCGCGCGCCAGTCGATCTCGCGCAGGTCGCGCACCGGAAGCCCCGCCGCGACCGCAGCATCGCGCCCTTTCTCGCCATCGTCCCAGACCATCGTCTCCGCGCCGCCCGCGATCAACGAACGCGCAGCCGCAAGCCCCGACATCCCCATGCCGAAGACGGCAACCTTCCGGCCCTTGAACGAGTGCGCTTCGATCATGTGCGTTACCTCAGCTTCAGCGTGGCCAGCCCGACGAGGGCGAGGATCACGGCGATGATCCAGAAACGCACGACGACTGTGGGTTCGGCCCAGCCCTTCTGCTCGAAATGGTGATGCAGCGGCGCCATTCGGAAGACGCGCTTGCCTGTCAGCTTGTAGGACAACACCTGCACGATCACGGAAACGGTTTCGAGCACGAACAGGCCGCCGACGATGGCGAGCACGATCTCGTGCTTTACGGCGACGGCGATGGAGCCGAGAAGGCCGCCGAGCGCCAGCGACCCGGTGTCGCCCATGAAGATCATGGCGGGCGGCGCGTTGAACCACAGGAAGCCGAGCCCCGCGCCGAGCAGCGCGCCGCAGACGACGGCAAGTTCGCCCGCACCGGGCACGAAATGGATTTGCAGATATTCGGAGAAGATGCGGTTGCCGACGAGATAGGCGATCAGCCCGAAGGTGGCCGCCGCGATCATGACCGGCACAATGGCGAGACCGTCGAGGCCATCCGTAAGGTTCACCGCGTTGCCCGCGCCAGCGATCACGAATACGCCGAGGCACACGAACAGCACCGGGCCGAGCGTAATCACCACGTCCTTCAGGAACGGCACGGTGAGGCTCGTCGAGATCGACGGAGCGGTGGCGACCATGATCGCGTAGGTGGCGATGCCCGCGATCAAGAGTTCGAGCAACAGGCGAAAGCGCCCGGAAAAGCCGGACGTGTTGCGCTTCGTGACCTTCAGATAATCGTCGTAGAAGCCGATCAGACCGTAGGACAGCGTGACGGCGAGCACGATCCACACGTAAGGGTTATACGGGTTGGCCCACAGGAGCGTCGCCACGCACAGACCGAGCAGGATCATGAGCCCGCCCATCGTCGGCGTGCCCTTCTTCGAGAAGTGCGATTTCGGACCGTCCTCGCGGATCGGCTGGCCCTTGCCCTGCCTCACCCGCAGCGAGTTGATAAGCGACGGCCCAAGCAGAAACACGATGAGCATCGCGGTAACGACCGCCCCAGCCGTCCGGAAGGTGATGTACCGGAACAGATTGAAGAGAGGCGCCTGGTTGCTCAATTCGGCCAACAGATAAAGCATGCAAATGTCCACCTCGGAGCGTGCCCGCCAGTGTGGCAAGCCGTCCCGTTCTTGTTTTCCGCTCGGCTCTGCCGCTCCGGCGCATCCGGGGCGGGGCCGATCCGAAGCGCCGCGCGATCCTGCGATCAGGCGCCCATTGTCGTGTCCAAGTCGCCGGCTCCGCATCGGACGGCGCCAGCAAAT of Rhodomicrobium vannielii ATCC 17100 contains these proteins:
- a CDS encoding FtsW/RodA/SpoVE family cell cycle protein, which encodes MSFSRAERAVVTDWWITVDRTLLALILVLAVAGLAASFAASPYIAQKLKLEPFYFVKRHTIGVIAALAIMFIVSLATPQQVKRLALIMFGVGLALMVLALLQGMERNGAVRWLNIGGVLLQPSEFVKPGFVVLSAWLFSESIKRQDMPALELAGLALVAFVALLVLQPDMGQTIIVATVWCALFFLSGYSLRFAPIFLALAAAGLIAAYFTMPHVMTRINRFAGGGTESMQTVLAMNAFRDAGWLGHGLGEGFAKGRLPDAHNDFVFAAIAEEMGIAACLFLVAIYAFIVWKALTAAFRERDAFIRLAAAGLVMLFGFQALVNMAVNLNLIPAKGVTLPFISYGRSSLLATAVTLGMIVALTRRSVFKYSAQVLPPLGLTVTSGRETRS
- the murD gene encoding UDP-N-acetylmuramoyl-L-alanine--D-glutamate ligase, encoding MIEAHSFKGRKVAVFGMGMSGLAAARSLIAGGAETMVWDDGEKGRDAAVAAGLPVRDLREIDWRALDSLVLAPGVPLTHPEPHWTVKLAEANGVEIIGDTEIFFRERRRVGANCPVIAITGTNGKSTTTALSNHLLNAAGRASVCGGNIGRAVLDLPPFVDGQHYVLELSSFQLDLTPSLDPDAGILLNITPDHIDRHGSLEGYAAVKEKLFANMTGGGTAVIGADDALCDAIAARAEARGVRTLRISSTKPVATGIYGEGSGLFELADGALQNRASLSGIGSLRGAHNAQNAAAALAATRSLGLPWATLVEGLQSFPGLAHRMQEIRRIGHVLFVNDSKATNADAAERALLSFTNIYWIAGGKPKAGGIEPLAPFFPRIKKAYLIGVAAEEFAQTIGGRVPVSMARTLDRAVAEAAADAAAQGSGEDAVVLLSPACASYDQYPNFEIRGDAFRAAVEALSAPPAKEKAA
- the mraY gene encoding phospho-N-acetylmuramoyl-pentapeptide-transferase, which translates into the protein MLYLLAELSNQAPLFNLFRYITFRTAGAVVTAMLIVFLLGPSLINSLRVRQGKGQPIREDGPKSHFSKKGTPTMGGLMILLGLCVATLLWANPYNPYVWIVLAVTLSYGLIGFYDDYLKVTKRNTSGFSGRFRLLLELLIAGIATYAIMVATAPSISTSLTVPFLKDVVITLGPVLFVCLGVFVIAGAGNAVNLTDGLDGLAIVPVMIAAATFGLIAYLVGNRIFSEYLQIHFVPGAGELAVVCGALLGAGLGFLWFNAPPAMIFMGDTGSLALGGLLGSIAVAVKHEIVLAIVGGLFVLETVSVIVQVLSYKLTGKRVFRMAPLHHHFEQKGWAEPTVVVRFWIIAVILALVGLATLKLR